In Janibacter sp. CX7, a single genomic region encodes these proteins:
- a CDS encoding tripartite tricarboxylate transporter permease has protein sequence MDNLTHLIDGFGSALTPTNLLFACVGVLLGTAVGVLPGIGPAMTVALLLPITYNVEPSSAFIMFAGIYYGGMYGGSTTSILLNTPGESSSVITAIEGNKMAKAGRAAQALATAAIGSFIAGAIGTALLTFFAPWIAVQAVKLGDPSYLAIMVLALVAVTAVLGSSKLRGFIGLFLGLAVGIVGIDSLTGQSRATFGIPLLGDGIDIVVVAVAIFAIGEALWVAAFLRRRPQEIIPVGRPWMGKDDFKRSWKPWLRGTAFGFPFGAVPAGGAELPTFLSYITERKLSKHPEEFGKGAIEGVAGPEAANNASAAGTLVPMLALGLPTNATAAIMLAAMMGYGIQPGPALFESESTLVWTLIASLFIGNFLLLVLNLPLAPLWAKLLRTPRPYLYAGILFFASLGALAVNLQWFDLALLLFFGLVGLGMRRFAIPVLPLIIGVILGPRLEENLRKTLLLSSGDWSGLFSEPAAVVVYGIIVIGFIGMVVAGFVRGRKDTTTSEVSA, from the coding sequence ATGGACAACCTCACCCACCTCATCGACGGCTTCGGCTCGGCGCTCACGCCGACCAACCTGCTCTTCGCCTGCGTCGGCGTGCTCCTCGGCACCGCGGTCGGCGTCCTGCCCGGCATCGGCCCGGCCATGACCGTGGCACTGCTGCTCCCAATCACCTACAACGTCGAGCCGTCGAGCGCCTTCATCATGTTCGCCGGCATCTACTACGGCGGCATGTACGGCGGGTCGACCACCTCGATCCTGCTCAACACCCCCGGAGAGTCCTCGTCGGTCATCACCGCCATCGAGGGCAACAAGATGGCGAAGGCCGGCAGGGCGGCCCAAGCCCTGGCCACGGCGGCCATCGGCTCCTTCATCGCCGGCGCGATCGGCACGGCGCTGCTGACCTTCTTCGCGCCGTGGATCGCGGTGCAGGCCGTCAAGCTCGGCGACCCGTCCTACCTCGCGATCATGGTCCTGGCCCTCGTGGCCGTCACCGCGGTCCTCGGCAGCTCGAAGCTGCGCGGGTTCATCGGGCTCTTCCTCGGCCTGGCCGTCGGCATCGTCGGCATCGACTCGCTCACCGGTCAGAGCCGCGCGACCTTCGGGATCCCGCTGCTCGGCGACGGCATCGACATCGTCGTCGTGGCCGTCGCGATCTTCGCCATCGGCGAGGCCCTGTGGGTCGCGGCCTTCCTGCGCCGCCGGCCCCAGGAGATCATCCCCGTGGGCCGGCCGTGGATGGGCAAGGACGACTTCAAGCGCTCGTGGAAGCCGTGGCTGCGCGGTACCGCCTTCGGCTTCCCCTTCGGCGCGGTGCCGGCCGGTGGCGCGGAGCTGCCGACCTTCCTCTCCTACATCACCGAGCGCAAGCTCTCGAAGCACCCCGAGGAGTTCGGCAAGGGCGCCATCGAGGGTGTCGCCGGTCCGGAGGCCGCCAACAACGCCTCCGCCGCCGGCACGCTCGTGCCGATGCTGGCCCTCGGTCTGCCGACCAATGCGACGGCCGCGATCATGCTCGCCGCGATGATGGGCTACGGCATCCAGCCCGGACCCGCGCTCTTCGAGTCCGAGAGCACTCTCGTGTGGACGCTCATCGCGAGCCTCTTCATCGGCAACTTCCTGCTGCTCGTGCTCAACCTGCCGCTCGCGCCCCTGTGGGCCAAGCTGCTGCGCACCCCGCGTCCGTACCTCTACGCCGGCATCCTCTTCTTCGCCTCGCTCGGCGCGCTCGCGGTCAACCTGCAGTGGTTCGACCTGGCCCTGCTGCTCTTCTTCGGCCTCGTCGGCCTGGGCATGAGGCGCTTCGCGATCCCGGTGCTGCCGCTGATCATCGGCGTCATCCTCGGCCCCCGCCTGGAGGAGAACCTGCGCAAGACGCTGCTGCTGTCCAGCGGCGACTGGAGCGGCCTCTTCAGCGAGCCCGCCGCGGTCGTCGTCTACGGCATCATCGTCATCGGCTTCATCGGCATGGTGGTCGCGGGCTTCGTCCGTGGCCGCAAGGACACCACGACCTCGGAGGTCTCGGCATGA